In Cicer arietinum cultivar CDC Frontier isolate Library 1 chromosome 7, Cicar.CDCFrontier_v2.0, whole genome shotgun sequence, the genomic window ggagaagtcgaaTATTTTAGAAAGACTTAACATGTACTTGGAAGACTAACGGAAGACCAACTTAACTGTTAAAAGGTTATAGAAGACCTAACAAATACTTAGAAGACCAACTAACCGACTTAATagttaaaatgttaaataaaatcCAACAAGTACTTTGAAGACCAACAAAAGACGAAACAAGTACTTGGAAGACAAATAAAAGATTGatgtaataattaaatgttaaataagaCTTAATAAGTACATGGACGACCAACGAAAGATCGACTTAACAATTAACACCTGATAACTTCATATAAGGCCAATGAAATACTAACTTAACACATctaatttctttaattaaattttacttatatttaagatCGAAGGGAACACTTCAAAGATAAATCAAATACCAACTTACAcacttaattttagattttcattaattttatgatattttaaattaatttctgATTCATCCAACAAAGTGGGagagttatttttaatttaatagttttttatatcatgcatttcattttttaatcaaCATCTACTTTTGTCTTATAAACATATCTCTATAAACTTtcacttttttgttttgttgcaACAAGTCCCAAACAAGTTATCTTTCTTCAATCTCGACTGtccatatatttaattatggtttaaatatgaatttgctctttgtaattataatatatttttatattagtacttgtatgtttttttttttgttaaccttcctacatatataattttattttaaaatagtactTTCATCCaacttttattacaaaatttataacattattaaatctaaatataatttttaaatttaaacttaaatccccaatataattaaaatataatattttttaatctaaaattaaccctcaaatatttcaatcttcttctaaaaaaccctaactcgcgaacttcttcttcttcgtcgtTTGTCATCGGCCGACGAACTGCAATAACAATGAGGATTACATTCTGCACTCCTACAACTGTACTTGCCACCCCAagacacatgataaaacaattGTACTCctttaatcatttataataagttttaaaattgatagtttcgcaagtttcaaattttcgaaacgttaggaagttttaaattttcgaaataaggattacatttcgaaaatttggaaagtttcgaaacttttctATTTCTAAAGTTTTTAAttcttgaaaagtttcgaaaattctagaattttctatttcgaaagttttaaaatttctagAAATTGCCATTTCgaaaactttcaaatattctaaaaattttatgtttcagaacttttaaattttcgagtgccacttattttttatttcaaagaatttgaaattttcgaagatCAAAGTAATTTTTCTAATGTTTCGAAAGAGGgagtaaaaaaattagaagttaaaaaagttgaacattctataaatagttaaaataccaaaattatatttttctgttGATTGATAGTGACAAGTTTAGATGTGATGGTATATACTAGAATCCTCGATAACAATGCTTCCTTTTTAATAATCTTAGTCTGGATTTCAACTACTCTTGCTAACATTCTGGTTCTGATTTCTAGATTCATATGCAAACTAGTTTTGCATCTCAGCATCTCTCTGCACACCCAATGAGACTGAACACTAACATTATTGAATGAAGAATTCATCATTCGTCATGTGTAGTTATGTAAGTATTGAAGCAATATGAAATGAAGAATCGAGTGCTTCTTAAAACTTAATCCATAAAACATCCCTTCTCTGTTAATAGATTTAAATTTCCTTGGCAGCAGGATTCCGACCAAACTGAATAATTATTGACTTGACTCAAGCAGTTTATAGAAGTTGGTAGAATTAGTTACTAAATGTTCAaatgtatatatacatattgCGACAAAAACGTGAACTTCAAATGTATATACACATATTGCGACAAAGTTAATGAGACCCGTTAATACTATTGTTGGTTATATAGACTTTATTTATGGAATAAATTTGGTGTTCTTTTTTACATAGATAAAGTCTTCTCctattttgaattcattaaatattcttttattttttccccCAACATTCTCATTTCTAAGCTATCTTGAAAGGTGGAGTTTGAAGAGAAGGATTTGCAAAAGGGCCTTCAACTAATCCCTTTGCTATCATCCTATAAGCAGCTTCAGTTAAGTGAGCTCCATCccaatttattagttttgagGTGTCTGAACAAACTTTCGTACCTGGCCCTCCACATGGAACATTAAAATTGACATTGTATGGTCCATCTAATCCACAACATGCTTTCAAAATCTCATTTTTGTCGGAAGTAAAGCCTACAATGTACATAGAACAAAGTGAAAGTTTAAatgaatttaacaaaaaattgacaaataattatttttcgaTTAAAGAATGTAAGAACAACACACACCATATTGTTGTGGTGCTTGATATAAACGTTTGGCATCATTGTAGtagtcaaaatatattattttggctTGAGAATTCTTTTGTTGTAATGTCTTTATGGCATTTTTGAGTTGCTCGTTAAAGTATTCAACTAAATTATTGTAAGCTACCAAACACCCAAATTCATCAAAGTCTTCTTTCTTCTTACTATCAACCATTGTCAAAAAAGCAGCATTACACCCTATTGGAAAGTTCCCAGGAACCACAAGCTCAATCGCTCCTTCTTCAATTAACGCCTAATAAATggaaagaaaatcaaacaaaatatttgttatatgtACTCATGTCCATGATTCATTCGAATATATCTTTAATGAAATCTAATTTCTTATGATTAGATCAGTCATTCAAATACTTAAATTTGACATAACATACAGAGGTAGTATTTGCAATTGCTTCTACTATGATGGGGACAATTTCTCGAATTTCTGTAATAGTTTTCTGACCGAAAGCATACTGAATAACATCATTTCCACCTATCTCTCCAACAAGAAACAATGATTTTTTGAAGTAGACATCACACTCTGTTACATAGTAGAACAacaattatgttaaaaatattgagaaaacataattataattataaaaaaatactactaaTAATCAAGGAGTTATAGTAAAACCTTCTATGTTTTTACAGAGGGAGGATTTTAGCTCCTTAAACCATCCAAGTTGAACACTTAGTGAGTTATTTGTCGCTGGTACCATAACTCCATGATTTGTGAAAAACAATTCTTCAAGTGCAGTTGAACAAGCAACTGCAAAATTCACTCCTTTCCTGATGTCTTGGTCTTTAGTAAGACTTTTTACGGCTGGCAAAAATGGCAGTCCATACGCCTCAGCTACAATTTGAATGGCCACAATTAAGtgaattattgataaaaaaggaaccaatgttatttttgattttgaagaatgtAAACAACCTTACTAGGTAGAGCATGTTTGAGTAAAAATACCTATAAAGTCTATGATAAGTCGTCCATTCAAAAAACGTCCAGCTGGATGTTTGAAGTATGTTGAGCCATAAGGACTATCGCTAGGCATGGGATGGTCACGATGGAAAGCCATAGCATTCCCAGTATCGCTTATAGAGTCACCAAAGTTGAAGATAGTTTCATATGGGAGAGAATCAACACTTGAAACAACATTTCCAAGAAAACAAAATGTGAGGATGATGCTAAAGAGATTAAAGATCTTCAtggtgttatttattttttatgatcaaTATTGATATATGTGGTGATGAGTGTTTGACAAATGGGTTTGATAAGCTTTATATATAGCGGCACTAACGCCTTGCCTCGTAATATAGTAAATTATCTAGGTTGtttaatataaatgatttaactattttaattctTGTAAAGTTGTATCTTTaatatttaacttgtgtttttcaACTTATATGCATCCACAAACACAAGTTTGGTTGTGCCGAACATAGTTTGTCGTGACTATCTTAGTTTTATTGCTTGCACATGAATTAACTATTTTGAATCTTGTAAAGTGTTATGATAGATAATTAATTGACATTTTCCAACAAATTGTCATATACAtgcaaaaatttgttttgttgagcattatttgttgttattttggttcttttaactATGTACAAACACTAAAATTAGACAACTAAATAATTGTTTAATACGTAGACCGTTAGGATGTGATTTCATCGCTTCACATACTACAAAACATCCTCATGATAACAATATATtgtttaaaactctaattataattgtttttcaaaTAAGTAACACTAATTATAATTGCAATCAtccattaaatataaaatcttattGCATAGTCTGcgttaataaaaattgtttttaaataattgatgtcATAATGTGATTAAACATTATGTTTTCTTAATTTATCCtttattatgaaataaatgaaatatattatattcgatgattaatgtttttaatattttataatacgactaaatatgaaaatttcttaacaaagattaattttaaaatatcatatttttaatgttaaGATTTCAATATTTGATCTACTATTgcaataattaaaaagtaaatttacgGGTCATTAAAATAACACACATGTCATTATGATTTATCCGTACTTCAAGACATGTGTTGTTGAAAGTGCCATTGTTGTAAACAACAAAACTaaggtttaaaaaaaattgtctaataAGATACTTCTAACTATAACTTCCAACATACAACTCTTAAGCAGAACTCAAATTTACGACTGAATTGAAGACACCATTCTGCTATTTAGTGGCGGCTAAAATTGACATAATAACGTGCCAAATTTAGTCCTCACTATACccctatgttttttttttgtagcgTATCACTCTCCATTATTTCTTGACATTGTTTTGACCTAATTAAATGTAGTTTgaattagatttatttatttggttttttattggtacataatattttttatgcataAACTATTAAGTTTGGTGTCAGAGATTTACAACTTTCACATATATTTGACACAACCATTTACTATACCTTATGGTAAGTAATAAGAATTAGTTAACCCttctaaaaaaactaaatcCATTCTATTTCGAATACATGAAATAACAAAAggatattatataaataatacaattagtagttgtatgtttttttttgttaaccttcctatatatataattttattttaaaatagtactTTCATCCaacttttattacaaaatttataacactATTAAATCTAAATNNNNNNNNNNNNNNNNNNNNNNNNNNNNNNNNNNNNNNNNNNNNNNNNNNNNNNNNNNNNNNNNNNNNNNNNNNNNNNNNNNNNNNNNNNNNNNNNNNNNNNNNNNNNNNNNNNNNCTTCTTCTTCGTCGTTTGTCATCGGCCGACGAACTGCAATAACAATGAGGATTACATTCTGCACTCCTACAACTGTACTTGCCACCCCAagacacatgataaaacaattttactcttttaatcgtttataataagttttaaaattgatagtttcgcaaatttcaaatttttgaaacgtTAGGaagatttaaatatttgaaataaggattacatttcgaaaatttggaaagtttcgaaatttttctatttctaaagtttttaattcttgaaaagtttcgaaaattctagaatttgctgtttgcttaacgttttgttttgaaaatcattaagttaaatcggtattgagaacggggaatctcttaatgacttatttaattaatgttgtttgaaagtcgtttcggtaaatgagtattaagaatggggaatctcttaatatgactgtttgcttaacgttttgttttgaaaatcattaagttaaatcggtattgagaacggggaatctcttaatgacttatttaattaatgttgtttgaaagtcgtttcggtaaatgagtattaagaatggggaatctcttaatatgactgtttgcttaacgttttgttttgaaaatcattaagttaaatcggtattaagaacggggaatctcttaatgacttatttaattaatgttgtttgaaagtcgtttcggtaaatgagtattaagaatggggaatctcttaatatgactgtttgcttaacgttttgttttgaaaatcattaagttaaatcggtattgagaacggggaatctcttaatgacttatttaattaatgttgtttgaaagtcgtttcggtaaatgagtattaagaatggggaatctcttaatatgactgtttgcttaacgttttgttttgaaaatcattaagttaaatcggtattaagaacggggaatctcttaatgacttatttaattaatgttgtttgaaagtcgtttaagttaaatgggtattaaaaatggggaatcttttaatacctcggtttacttaatgtgtatttgaggaaaatgtttaagttaactgggcgttgagaatggggaatctcttaatgtctcggttacttaactatcgtttttgaaaatcgtttcggtaaatgagtattaagaatggggaatctcttaatatgactgtttgcttaacgttttgttttgaaaatcattaagttaaatcggtattaagaacggggaatctcttaatgacttatttaattaatgttgtttgaaagtcgtttcggtaaatgagtattaagaatggggaatctcttaatgactcgtttactgaatgttttgcgagaaaatcgtttaagtcaaaagtatattaagaatggggaatctcttaatatgactgtttgcttaacgttttgttttgaaaatcattaagttaaatcggtattaagaacggggaatctcttaatgacttatttaattaatgttgtttgaaagtcgtttcggtaaatgagtattaagaatggggaatctcttaatatgactgtttgcttaacgttttgttttgaaaatcattaagttaaatcggtattaagaacggggaatctcttaatgacttatttaattaatgttgtttgaaagtcgtttcggtaaatgagtattaagaatggggaatctcttaatatgactgtttgcttaacgttttgttttgaaaatcattaagttaaatcggtattaagaacggggaatctcttaatgacttatttaattaatgttgtttgaaagtcgtttaagttaaatgggtattaaaaatggggaatcttttaatatctgcatttgcttaacgattgttgtgaatggagtctgtgtatgctcatgcatttcatttggtaaattgtgtcgacccgtgataggtgacaccttggtaaactgtacggacccgtgataggttgtacgtttgcgatttatattttagtaaatcgtgttgacccgtgataggtgacacctcggtaaactgtactgacccgtgataggtggtacgtttacgatttactttttagtaaatcgtgttgacccgtgataggtgacaccatggtaactgtactgacccgtgataggtggtacatttacgattcccgctttttcttttagtaaatcgtgttgacccgtgataggtgacaccatggtaactgtactgacccgtgataggtggtacgtttacgatttactttttggtaaatcgtgttgacccgtgataggtgacaccatggtaactgtactgacccgtgataggtggtacgtttacgatttactttttggtaaatcgtgttgacccgtgataggtgacaccatggtaactgtactgacccgtgataggtggtacatttacgatttacgtttttggtgaattgtgctgacccgtgataggtggcacctaggtaaacagtactggtctgtgataggcggtacgtttacgattcccgctttttcttttagtaaatcgtgttgacccgtgataggtgacacctcggtaaactgtactgacccgtgataggtggtacgtttatgatttacgcattttagtaaatcgtgttgacccgtgataggtggcacctcggtaattggtactttggcctgcgataggcggtacaattatgatttacggcccttcgaggagggttttggtttggaattccgagtccatgcattttggcatatacgcattgcattagggtgcttggcacgcgagtcgtggttgatttgagttttatgattaagtgatttgaatttgagtcgttgtggtaattgcgttgaaaatgctaagtgttatgtgttgattgttgtgtgtaagtatgatggttatcgagatcccaattgccgtggtaatcgtgtaggaattgctaagtgttaggttgtgaacttgattaggaatgacttgagttaatgcatgaatttttggaaaaacgatcagggaaatcgatttcccaatcgattggatgagttgcaggaagttcactattttaacctaatcgatttgccaatcgattgtataaatatgtctttcaaaatcttttaagaaatcgatttggaaatcgattggcagagaggcaggaactcagcaaaactgccaaaatcgatttggaaatcgatttggcaacacagggactcatcagaactgacaaaatcgacttagaaatcgatttggtcatgcagaaactcagcagaactgaccaaatcgatttggcaatcgattggctcagcaaaagtccttattttgagttagataatcgattgctcaattgatttatcaatgctttggtcagttatgtattacttgatggtttgagaacttcattttgagttcattgttaattggcaagcattatatgaacttttagcatatggaaaatccttttaaggtgcatgcttagttgaaaggttattttgtgcatttaaaacttaaatgttatgtgttatctgttaatttcggttggtgaccctttacaattattgtggaaatctgggctttgccctcagatgagagtcaggacgatcctaccggttcgtaccctacggacgggaatggagatgggaacgcttgactgcagctacgttaggaggatctcacggggcgcgtggagatcactcagggtgtatagtttttggtaggatgatcagattaggttgatgtatagggactagacgtcctactttttgggttggagtattttgatttggaaaactgtacttatactaatattgtcagtttgacatcttatttgaatgggttccatgtaccatttggtgttgtgtaaatgctttggatttatatttggagaaacttttccgctgcttgtaaattataatgactcaattatttatccaaaggcattttcctgtttatttctctgtttcagtttaatttcttttgtaaaaaaaaaaaaaaatacaccctcgctttgaaaaatggggcgttacattgtggtatcagagcttttgtttggttttctttgggagctgtggaaccttggttagattgtaggtcgacctataagttgggagttGTCATCttatcatgtgtcggtttaggtgacttgagttgtcaagtccaatatcTTTTTATGTGTTGTtttagtcggacgttagtttggaGTTATTTGatgtagtgttaagactctactggATGATGGTtctataggaaaccatgccgccaagaaggaatgacgctccgagagccaaggctaataggaatgatcaaatggcggaggctatgaataacatggctgcttttgttgctgcacagactgctgccaagactcaacgggatctcgaaaagaggggaagagagatctatgctgcagagtcaagaggattaaaagactttcgtcgttacaatcctcccaagtttgaggggactgagaattcagagaaagcggatcaatggatccaagaagtggagaagatcttcgaaatgattaactgtcaggcgggagtgagggtcaactatgccacttatatgctactaggagatgctgagtactggtggaggagtacaaggtcgttgatgagatcagctcacgaggaggtgaactgggaatctttcaaagggaagtttttcgacaaatacttcccgatgagtaccaggactagactgggtgatgatttcctgaaactacatcaggggaacatgaccgtgggcgaatatgctgctaagtttgaatcactatcaaggcatttcagatttttccgtgaagagattgacgaGCCATTCTtctgtcatcgtttccaagacggactaaagtatgagattcaagactttgtcttacccttgggaattcaacgtttccaggttcttgtggaaaaatgtagagaagttgaggatatgaagaataagagagctagccgaggagggaattttaactcaggaggacctagtcgggcgaagtatcagaacaagggaaaacaggTTGCTAaatcttataatcgaccacatgatAACAATGGGGGACGGGataacccagggaaccaagacCTTGAGAGGCAAGTGGGACAAGGtatacgatgtttccgatgtggagaagaaggacactatgcttatgcttgtacctttaacagtactacttgctacaattgccataaaccagggcactttgcaaggaattgcgaggctccgaaggtggaaccaatggtggatgtagctaggattactcttcctactgctagaggacaggTGTATTGCGTCGGCACTGAAGTTGGAAATTTATCTAGCGATCTGATTCAATATGACTGTGCGATTACAGGTAACCTCCTAACTACACTttctgattcgggggcaacccattccttcattgctatggattat contains:
- the LOC101491621 gene encoding GDSL esterase/lipase At5g45910-like, which gives rise to MKIFNLFSIILTFCFLGNVVSSVDSLPYETIFNFGDSISDTGNAMAFHRDHPMPSDSPYGSTYFKHPAGRFLNGRLIIDFIAEAYGLPFLPAVKSLTKDQDIRKGVNFAVACSTALEELFFTNHGVMVPATNNSLSVQLGWFKELKSSLCKNIEECDVYFKKSLFLVGEIGGNDVIQYAFGQKTITEIREIVPIIVEAIANTTSALIEEGAIELVVPGNFPIGCNAAFLTMVDSKKKEDFDEFGCLVAYNNLVEYFNEQLKNAIKTLQQKNSQAKIIYFDYYNDAKRLYQAPQQYGFTSDKNEILKACCGLDGPYNVNFNVPCGGPGTKVCSDTSKLINWDGAHLTEAAYRMIAKGLVEGPFANPSLQTPPFKIA